The genomic DNA GAAATGCATACAGTAAACACGTATGACTTAAATATCGTTGATGAGCATTTAGATGTGTTAGAACATTCACTTCGTCTGTTTATGCACGAGAAAAATGTAATTACATGGGGTGAAGAAGGTGATGGTGCCTTCACGTTAGTTATTATGCCGCGTGCAGTTGAAGAGGTGTTACAAGAGAAAGTATTCTCGAAGAAAATCCCGTATATTTTCTCTTCTGCGACATTATCGAACAACGATTCATTCGCATTTACAGCAAATAGTCTAGGGGTAAAAGATTACTTATCATTCTCAGTTGCCTCACCGTTTGATTATGAGGAGCAAATGGCGGTAAACTTACTATCGCATACGAAAGAAAATGAATGGGAAAGAAAGTGTCAATATACACTTGAAAATATACAAAAAACAAATGGACGTACGCTTGTATTATTCCGTACAACACAAGAACTTGCAGCGTTTAAAGAATATGTAAGTAAAGAACAAATGTCAGTTCCGTTCCTATATGAAGGAGATCAGGAAATTAGTCAGCTCGTTTCTCGTTTCCAAAATGAAGAAGAGACTGTACTTTGTGCCGTTCATTTATGGGAAGGTTTAGATATTCCAGGTTCATCATTATCACATGTTATCATTTGGTCATTACCATTCCCTCCAAACGATCCTGTGTTTGAAGCGAAACGTAAGCACGTAAATGATCCATTCTGGGATGTAGATGTACCGTATATGATTTTACGACTTCGTCAAGGGATCGGACGTTTAATTCGTACGAGCGACGATAAAGGTGCTATATCAATCTTCTTATCTGATTCAGAAGATGAGAAAGTAGTTGCAGCTGTGAAAAATGTACTGCCAGTAGAAGGTAAAGAATTATAAGGAAAAAGCTTGGCGCTTGCCAAGCTTTTTTCTATTATAAAAGGAATTTATGTTTCCGTGTCGAATTAAGTTTGAGGTAGAAAAAGGAGGCTTTTATACGATGACAGTTGCTACATATGAAGTAGAAAAACAATTTTTAACATACGTGAAGAAGATACAGAATTATGGAGAAGCATTAAGTTTAATGTTTTGGGATTTAAGAACAGGTGCACCAAAAAAAGGTGTGGATCAGCGTTCTGAAGTAATTGGTATGCTTTCGTCAGAAGTGTTTGCTATGTCGACTTCAGATGAGATGGGAAACTATTTAACAGAGCTTGAAGCTTTAATACGCGAAGATAAACTTTCTGAAACGACGAAGAAAATGGTTGAAGAGTGCCGGAAAGAATATGATAGAAATAAAAAAATTCCACAAGTTGAATATGAGGCTTATGTGAAATTAGAAGCGAAAGCGGAGAGTGTGTGGGAAGAAGCTCGCGAAAAATCTGATTTCGAAATGTTCCGCCCATACTTAGAAAAAATTGTGGAATTTAAAAAGAAATTTATTACATATTGGGGTTATGAAACATATAAATACAATACATTATTAGATATGTATGAGCCAGGTATTACAGTGGAAGTTTTAGATCACGTATTTGGTCAACTTCGTGAGCGCATCGTACCGCTTGTAAAAGAAATCTCTGAGTCTAAAAAAGGATTAAAAACAAGTGCTTTATCGGAACGATTTTCAAAAGAAAAACAAAAGAACTTTACATTAGAATTATTGAAGCAATTGAATTATGACTTTGAAGCAGGTCGTCTTGATGAAACAGTACATCCTTTCGAAATTACATTAAATAGAGGGGATGTTCGTATTACGACACGCTATGATGAAAAAGATTTTCGTATGGCTGTTTTTGGAACAATTCATGAATGTGGTCATGCAGTATATGAACAAAATATTGCAGAACAATTTGAAGGTACACCACTTTGCAGTGGTACATCTATGGGTATTCACGAATCACAATCATTATTCTTTGAGAACTTTATCGGCCGTAATAAATCATTCTGGAAGAAGAATTATGATTTATTAAAAGAGTATAGCAATGGTCAATTTGATGATATGTCAGTTGATGAGTTTTATGATGCAATTAACGAATCGAAACCGTCATTCATTCGTATAGAAGCAGATGAGCTTACATACCCGCTTCATGTTATGGTTCGTTATGAGCTTGAGAAAGAATTATTTGATGGTACATTACAAGTGAAGGACTTACCAGCAGCTTGGAATGATAAGATGGAAGCATATTTAGGCATTCGTCCGGAAAATAATGCACAAGGTGTATTGCAAGATGTTCACTGGGCTGGTGGTTCATTTGGATACTTCCCATCTTATGCGCTTGGTTACATGTATGCAGCACAGTTTAAGCAAAGAATGTTAAAAGACATTCCGAACTTTGACGCATTATTAGAAGAAGGAAACGTAACACCAATTCGTGAATGGTTAACAGAAAATATTCACCAATACGGTAAAACGAAAAAGCCACTTGAAATTTTAGAAGATGTGACAGGCGAAGGATTAAATGCAAACTACTTAGCAGATTATTTAGAAGCGAAGTATAAAGAAATTTATGAGTTATAAAAAAGAGCTGCTTAATTGCAGCTCTTTTTTTAAGGGGGATAAAAGAATGCTTTATACATATACAGTAATGACGCAAGAAGAAGCGGAAGAGATTGCATATAACTGGCACTATGAAGGGAAATATTCTTTTTATGATATAGCGGCAGATGAAGAAGATTTAGATGAGTTTTTACATGATGAGAGTAGAGGGAATCATACATTTTCTGTAAAGGAAAATGGCACTCTCATTGGTTTTTTTACTGTTTGTAAAATGAATAATGGAACGGTTGATATAGGACTTGGAATGAGACCTGATATAACTGGCAATGGATTTGGTTTACAGTTCGTGAATGCGGGACTAGCTTTTAGTGAAGAAAAATATGGGTGCAATTATATAACACTATCAGTAGTGAAATTTAATGAGAGAGCTATTAAAGTATATAAAAGGGCAGGGTTTGAAGCAGTTGGGACGTTTATACAAAAAACAAACGGTAGTTGTTTTGAGTTTTTGAAAATGAATTATATATGTGGAAAATAACAAAAAACAGAAGAGGGTTCTTCTGTTTTTTGCAACTTCATTAACTTTCAGTTGATAGCATGTGTACAGCTATTTCATGCATGTCTTTCAAACCTGATACTTGAGCGTATTCAGCAACAGTGATACTACTTGTTGTTAGAAGTTCGATAATATGTTCATCCATTCTTGACCAAGTTTTACCGCCAGAATTGTCATAAGAATTAATTAACTTTGTTAGTCCATCTTTCCCAAAGAGCAGATAATGGGAAGCGAAATCGATAGATACATCAGCTATCCCTACTTCTGTCCAATCGATTAAGCCAGTTACATTATTTTTCTTATCAATCAGGATATGACCTGGATGTATATCCCCGTGCTTTACTCCTACATGAGATGGCCAAAAAGAGTCTTCAGCTAGCCATGCTTGCCAACGATCCCATAAGTTTTGATTGATGTGGTATTGTTCCTTCACTCGATTCATCCTTTGTTTCATAGAAGTTCTTAATTCATTAGCAGTAAGAATTTCAACACCTATATTATTAAATTTTTGCTGAGGTAATGAGTGTAAATTCGCTAGAACTTTTCCTAATGAAATATTGTATTCAGTTGGTGCATTCTTTTCATTAAAGTTCCATATATATTCTTGTCGTTCTATATCGATAGTAGCGGCAGGAACGCCACTTAGTTGTTTATAAGCGATTAGTTCCTCAGAGAATATAGACCAATCAGGAACTTGGAATTCTACATGTTTTTTCATAAGTTCTAATGCTTTTTTTTCTCGTTGGACATGTCTCATAGATTCTGGTCTACGAGGAATTCTTAGTA from Bacillus cereus G9842 includes the following:
- the ypwA gene encoding carboxypeptidase; the encoded protein is MTVATYEVEKQFLTYVKKIQNYGEALSLMFWDLRTGAPKKGVDQRSEVIGMLSSEVFAMSTSDEMGNYLTELEALIREDKLSETTKKMVEECRKEYDRNKKIPQVEYEAYVKLEAKAESVWEEAREKSDFEMFRPYLEKIVEFKKKFITYWGYETYKYNTLLDMYEPGITVEVLDHVFGQLRERIVPLVKEISESKKGLKTSALSERFSKEKQKNFTLELLKQLNYDFEAGRLDETVHPFEITLNRGDVRITTRYDEKDFRMAVFGTIHECGHAVYEQNIAEQFEGTPLCSGTSMGIHESQSLFFENFIGRNKSFWKKNYDLLKEYSNGQFDDMSVDEFYDAINESKPSFIRIEADELTYPLHVMVRYELEKELFDGTLQVKDLPAAWNDKMEAYLGIRPENNAQGVLQDVHWAGGSFGYFPSYALGYMYAAQFKQRMLKDIPNFDALLEEGNVTPIREWLTENIHQYGKTKKPLEILEDVTGEGLNANYLADYLEAKYKEIYEL
- a CDS encoding GNAT family N-acetyltransferase, with translation MLYTYTVMTQEEAEEIAYNWHYEGKYSFYDIAADEEDLDEFLHDESRGNHTFSVKENGTLIGFFTVCKMNNGTVDIGLGMRPDITGNGFGLQFVNAGLAFSEEKYGCNYITLSVVKFNERAIKVYKRAGFEAVGTFIQKTNGSCFEFLKMNYICGK
- the mphL gene encoding macrolide 2'-phosphotransferase MphL; its protein translation is MNTLKVKQLANKEGLNILEDSIVINESGVDFQVAHVKEQNGDKWILRIPRRPESMRHVQREKKALELMKKHVEFQVPDWSIFSEELIAYKQLSGVPAATIDIERQEYIWNFNEKNAPTEYNISLGKVLANLHSLPQQKFNNIGVEILTANELRTSMKQRMNRVKEQYHINQNLWDRWQAWLAEDSFWPSHVGVKHGDIHPGHILIDKKNNVTGLIDWTEVGIADVSIDFASHYLLFGKDGLTKLINSYDNSGGKTWSRMDEHIIELLTTSSITVAEYAQVSGLKDMHEIAVHMLSTES